From the Leptospira inadai serovar Lyme str. 10 genome, the window TTGATTTGCAGGAAGGGTGCATACGCAGGCATTTCCGACAAATTTCCTGCCTGAATCCGTGGTAACGGAAACTCCGAACTCGCCTTGATCGACGGCAAGAACCGGGTCTGAAAATACGAATTCCGTATTTTCTATATTCAACACGAGTGTTTTTGCGATGTTCTCCATGCCGCCCTCCACTCGAGCGTTACGAACCGGGAACTGCGCGAGATCCGTAAGAACTTTCTGAGCGGATAATACTCGGATCGAATCCCCGTAATGCAACGATAACTTAAACCCTAGCAGAGTTAAGTCCTCCGGAGACATTCCTTGGTATAACAAATAGTTATAGAAACTGATCCGATCCAATCCCTGTTGTTGGGCCGTATTCATTTTAGAATTTAACCCGATTAATTTATTCAGGATTTCTTGCGATTTACCGGAAATTTCCCAAGTACCGAATTTCTTATAGGTTCCTTGGAATAAATCGGGTTGCAAGACTGCCGACGAAAGTTTAAGACCTAATTCTCGAACCAAACTTTTTACGGTCTTATCTTCCGCCGAAACCCATTCGGCACCTAGATCCACTATATTACCGGATGAATCCGCAATCGATCGAACTCTTCCGGCGACTCTATCCGTCGCTTCGAGTAATACGACCTTATAACCGGTCTTTCCTAACAGGTACGCCGAATATAATCCGGCAAGGCCGCCTCCTAACACGATGACTTTTTTATTACCGCTAGGAGAAGCCGATTGGGCTCTTAATACATTCTTGCCCATACTTAACAATGTCGCTGCTGTCAAAGCACCGGCTTTTAGAAAGGAAGATCGAGAAAACTTCATATCGATTGGCCTCTAGTATTTTGAACGCGGCAAAAAGGGAGAACCGCTATATTTAGTTTCGGCTAGTTGGATCGGTTCTTATCGATTTTATTGCTTATATAGTGTCGATTTTACTTTAGTCAATTTATTTCATTCGGAGCGACCATCGTCGGATTCTTTGCTCCAGCTTCTTCGGCGACGACTCCGGGACAAGTTTCTCTTGGCTCTCGATTCCTTGATTTGCGCCTTCTTCCATAAACCGTCTCCCCTGAAGAAGCCGATTAGCAGCTATGTTATACTTTCTTGCCACTAAAGAAACCGAATTTCCCGGGCTCACAGGTCTCCTTAATTATTTGAGTTCTTTCAGGGTTTGTCCAATGACGTTTACTACGACCGGACGTAATTGTTTGGATCTCTTCTTTACCATCAGCGCTATTTGGAGCATCACTACTATTATTTAGAGCTAATTATACTGCATGGTTTTCAAGAATGGAGCTACAATCGTAACGTTTGACTAAAATCACGTTACGCAAGTTCAGGAACATAAGTCGGATTTTTTTTCCTTGCAAATGCGGCTAGCGAATCATCCTCTGATATTACGCTTTCAGGGAGGAAGTCGGGTTAAAATCCCGCGCTGACCCGCAACTGTGATGTCCATTTTTATAAATGGAACGAGCCAGATCTTCCCCGTGATACCGCACCTCGAGGTTAGGTAGTATCCGCAAATCTCGCCTTTGCACGCCTGTGCTTCCGCGAAGGGGCCCCGAAAGCTGAATAGATCGGGGCTCCCGAACGGCAAAGAAAGCAAAAGATTTTACTTCAAAATGATCGAATTGTTTTCCGTTCGTCGGACGATTGCGATGCGACTTATTCCGCAAATCGATAGTCCTCCCGATCGACAAATTTCAATGAGGAAAAATAATGAAAATCACAAGTATTACGATAAAAGCAGCGATTGTACTGATTACGATGTCCGGTTGCTTTTTTGATGAGAAAAAAAACAACGATAACAATACTACTTTGACCTCCCTACTGTATGTAGCAAATATCACGCCCGCACCTTCAGGAACCTGGTTTTTTTATAACGCGACTCCGACGTACGCCGGGCAAACAAATCCATATACGTTAGATGCAGGTACGATTAAACAAGGAACCTATATAATTAACTCCTCGCAAGTTATCGTGACATACAACGGATTTTCCGCATCTAAAATGAATGTAAAACTTGTGAATAACGGTCGCTCCGTCGTTTTCGGGCAGCTAACCTCCGATGCACAGTTCGGCGCCAATCAATACCTTTACTATATGTGGACTTTCTCCGGCGGTTATTATTATGTTTGCCCTGATTTGAATTCATATAAGAACACGTTGCAAGATGTGATGACCGATTTTAACAATCTAACCACCGCTCAAGTTGATCGCACGAATTTAGTCAGCGGTTGCTTCGGTTCTGTCTGGAGCCGGCTACAAGCCAATTGAAAGACTCGTTTCAGACCCGTTCCTATTTTATGGAGGATAAGGTTCGCATGAAGAATTCGTTTTTTCTTTATTTTCTCAGTGTAAGCCTGCTGATCGGCTGCGATAACAAAGGAGGTTCAGGCGGAGATTCTGCATCAGCGTTTGCCCTCCTTCAGTTGCTCCAAAACGGAACGGGCACGTATAGCTTCTGTCGAAATTATAGCCCTGCAGAATCGAATAGTGTGTTTGTAGCAAATCAGGTAATCCTTGCACCCGCTCATACCGGCAACGGTTTTCGGGACTCGTACTGCGCAGCAAACGGAATTCGCGGAATCGATAAGTTTAACGGTTCTCTCGACGTATTTACGCTCGATACCTCCGGCCCCGGTGCTACGCTGATTCTAGGTTGGTCAGGTAAGAAAGTGTTACCTGTATCGGGAATCGACTTTATCGCCTATGAAAATCCGTTTTTCATAGGCGCGCAAAACAATACGAATCCGTTTAACCAGGTTTTTTTAGAGCCGATGGTAGTCGAAGTCGGAAATGATCGATCGAATTGGTGCGGCTGGAATCCCGTTTACACGAACGGCAATCCGAATTCCTTTTCGGAAGATCCTTCCGTCTGGTCCCGATTCGGAGGAATCACACCGTTCGTGTACAATCAAGAAACGAATCCGATGACGGTAGCCTCCATCTATAACACCGACGTGGTTCATGGCGGTGGGGGCGGCGATGGATTCGATCTGGCGGACGCGAATTTTGGCGCATCCGGGAGCGGCTGCTCCGGTTCTTTAAAAACGGATCTTCAAACGAACGGCTTCACTTATATTAAATTGACCTCGGCCATAGTATTAATGCCGAGTTTGCCTATTCCGGTGGGGAACGGGAGTCCCGACATTGACGGAGTGATCGCGAAAAGTATCAGTCCGTAGGGTCGACTATTTCTCGGGACGAAATCCGAAAATCTTCGTGCGAACTTTCTATCTATCTTTAGTTTCGGTTGAAGGCATATTATGTTTCGATTCCTTCGACAAGAACTTATTATCTTTTTATCATCCGTTCGCTTTAATACTAGACTCGAAGTTCCCGCTTGGGTGAAACACTCCGACGAATTACTAGCATCTTCGACCCGATATTTCCCTCTCGTCGGCTGGATCGTCTCTGGAATCACGACTATCGTGTTCTACGGGAGCTCCTTCCTTTTCCCCATAAGCGTCTCGGTCGTGTTAGCCATTTCGGCCTCCATTTTGTCCACCGGAGCTTTTCATGAGGATGGCTTCACCGATATGTGCGACGGTTTCGGCGGCGGATGGGAAAAGGAACGAATATTAGAGATAATGAAAGATAGTAGGATCGGTGTGTTCGGCACTATCGGTATCATATTAATGCTTCTTCTAAAATTCGCTTGCTACATCGCCTTAGCCGAATCATCCTTCCTAGTTCTCTTTTTTGGAATCTGGATTTCGCACTCCTCCAGCAGATTTTCCGCAAATGTAATGGCAAAGCTCATACCGTATGTAAGAGAAGATCAGCTTTCTAAAGCAAAGCCCATCGTAAAATCGATGAAGTTATCGGATGTCCTTTTGTCCGGGATTTGGGTCTTAGGTCCGATCACATTTTTTTTATATTATTCCGGAAAATTTTCAAACCGTATAGCGATTATTCTTTCGTTATCTTTCTCATTGCAAGCTTTAGGAGTTTTTTACCTGCGAGGCTTTTACAAAAAATGGATAGGGGGATATACGGGAGATTGTTTAGGCGCAGTACAGCAAATAACCGAAATCCTGTTTCTATTGGCGCTCGTTGCAATATGGAAATATTATTAATTCGTCATACGACACCCGAGGTGGAGCCGGGTACATGCTACGGTTGGACGGATTTAGGCCTTCCGATTACCTTCGAGGAAGACGCACGTAGATTATCGAAGATTTTACCGTCTCGAGCGAATTCGGTACGTACAAGTCCTTTATTTAGATGTTTTAGTCTAGCTGAATTTTTAAGTAAACGTTGGGAAGAGGCAGGCAAGGCACCGGCTTGGAAAGTCGACTCTCGAATCCGTGAATTAAATTTCGGCTCTTGGGAGGGGCGATTGTGGGAGGAAATTCCGAGGAGTGAAACCGATCATTGGATGGAAAACTATGTTCACCGTTCACCTCCCGGAGGAGAATCGTATGTCGAACTCAGAGACCGAGTAATGCATGCTTGGAACGAAGCGTTGGCGGAAGGTAGGGCGTGGGAAAGGCTTAGAAAAGAGGAAGGCGATCCGAGCGAGTATCGGGAAGTTTGGATCAGCCATGGTGGAGTGATTCGATGCATTGCCTCTCACGTTCTAGGATTCCCTTTAGAAAATGCCTTTCGATTGGTTTTAGATTATGGAGCTCTCTCCATAGTCCGAATCCGTTTCGGAGAAACGGATTCTTATCCGCAATTTATTTCATGGAACCGGAACGCTTTCTAAGCCGTTTTTTTAATATTTATGCCGGAAGATCTCAGGCTTTTGAGAGTTGATCCGATAAGAAGAATAAGCGGTCGAATCGTCAATGCTCCTTCTAAATAATACGGCACTAGAAAGGCGCCGAACGTTCGGAATCGTCATCGTTCTCCTTTATCTTTTTTCCCAAGGAATTTTTTCCAAAGACTCCAATCAGGATGCCGGGTCCGAACTTTCTCTCCCGAACACGAAAACGGATGCGAAATTATTCGTTTTGGATGCGAGCGGATCCATGAACGAATATCTAGGTATTTATCAAAAAATCCATCTAGCCAAAAAGCATGTGAAGCACTTTGTGGATAGCCTACCAGAATCCGCGGAAGTAGGCTTAATCGCATACGGCAACCGCTTACCAGGATGCAAATCCTCGAAATTATATCAACCTATGGAAAGCGGAAACAAAGCTCAATTTCGCAATAAACTTTACGGACTAACGCCTTCCGGAGCGACTCCTCTTGCCGAGTCTATTCGCGTTGCCGGGGAATATATCTCCCGTCGAAAACAGTCGACTGAACTGATTCTCATCACGGATGGAATAGAAAGTTGTTATGGAGATCCCGAGAAGGAATTAAGAATTCTGCAACAAAAGGGCATCAATTTTCATCTTAACGTGCTCGGGCTCGGCTTAAAGCCGGAAGAAAGAAACGTTATGCGGTCCTTGGCCCGCCTCGGACAGGGGGCATATTATAATGTAGAAGGCGATGCGGATTTTTATTCTGCGATGGAGGATCTTTTAAAGAAAGGGACCGTTTCGATAACGAAGCAAAGAATAGAACCAAAGCAGAATTCGGACACCGGCAAGATTAGGATTTTAAGTCAAAGCAGGATGGAAATCGAAAACGGAAAAAATCGATACACAATTTCATTCGATTTTCATAATTCGGATTCTTCCAGTCATTGCGTCGTTCTTAATCTGAAAACTCAAGAAAGTCCGTCCTCGAAGGTAAATCGATCGAATGAAAATCGCGTTTCAAATCCGGAATCGATTATTAAAATTGAAAACCGGTGCTTTCAATCCGAAAAGGGGACCGGTCAGTTTGAATTCGACGCAACTCGACAAGAAATTATTTCGGCAGAATTGGAACTATGGGATATGTCGGGGGTTCCGCGGGCCGTTGGACGAAGCGAAAACATTGACATAAGCCATTAAGGTAAATTTAAATCCTGATCGCTCGGATAGCTTACTCTATATTCCAACTGGATTTCTCTTTTCCCGGAGGGAGGGATTTCCAAAACCCACTCGTAAATCCCCGAGTTGGGTCTAAACTCTTTCGCTCCCGGGGTGGTTCTATCGGAATCTATTTCGACCTTTACGCTAGCAAGTTCCGAAATAGGAACTTGATCTCTGACGAAAACCGACTTGGATTCTTTCCCGAAATTTTCTAAGGTCAGATAAACGCGCTTTTCGATCACTTTCTGGGTTGAGATCAATCCTTCTTTGGTATTATTAGATTCTTTTCGATATGAAAGCCGAAGACTTCCCTCTGTACCTAAGGAAACCGAAACGTTTTCGCCAGGACTCGTATACGAAATCTTGGTAGTACCGATAAGTCCCGAATTCCTGAATAAAGAAACTTCCCCCGGAAGGATCGGGAATTCGCTCGGATTTTGAAATGTAGCCTCCAATAACGGAAAGGGTTTATATCTTGGAGACGCGATAGTTCTGACTTTTATTGGAATGTTAAACGAACTCATTTCCAACTTTCTAGATTCGCGTTGAGAAGGTAAACTAACCGTTTTGGGTAAGCGAAATAAAAAACCTCCTCCTCGTTCGGAGGTCGTGGGAGAAGTTCTACCCGATTCTTCGTCGACTAATCCCTCCGCCATTTGCGCAGGCGTGCTAGCCTGGCTTTGCGCACTCAGGACTTCTTTCTTGTCGGCTACTTCCTGATCGAAGAGACGTTGAGGATATAAACGATTTCTTCTTTGCGATAAATCCGGCCGGGTTGTGGAAAGCAGGAGTCGAACTCCTTTCCAATCTTCTCCCGTTTCCTGTCTTACCTCGGACAAATATTCGAATTGGGCTTTTTCGGAGGAATCATTTGCGGTTAAAATATAAGTCGGTTTCCAATTTGCATTGGGAACCAAGTAACTCAATCTTAAATCGATCGTCTTAGATTCTTTCGACGTATTCACTATTTGAATCCAAGTGTTCCTCGTACTCTTTTCGGCCTGCGAAAGTAGAACGGAAAGTTGCGCCTTTACCTCGTCTAGTTCGCTTTGAATTTTAATTTTGCTTCTTTCGATTTTTTCCCAAGATGAAAATAAAACGAAGGACTCTTCCCTGTTTTTCCGTAAATAGGTTCCCCAATTTTTTCCGTCGGATTCCACTTTGCCGTATAAAAGATTACGGCTAATTGTGTCCGAGACCTTATTGCGTAGTTCCGTCAAAAGTCCCTTTTCCGACTTCAAATCGTTTTCCTTTGCGACGACCGTTTCCAATTCTTTTTGCAAAGTCACGATTTTCCGCTGAAGAAGCGCGACCTCAGGATTGGATGCGGCAGTTCCTTCCTCTTTCCAAGTCCTGGTGCCGGTCACCTCCGCCAGATTCGAATCCGTACCGGCCATTAAACTTTCTTCCAATAATGAAACCGGCAAATTTTGAATTTGAACCCGATTCGTACCCGGTGCTAATTGTACTTTACCGACTCTTAATATTTGAGCGGTTCCTTGGTGAACCGTCACTTCTTGAATGGCAAGGTCGGCGCCGACGGCAAACGTATCATTTGAGACCATCAAAACCGTTAGCGAAGCGGCAAAAAAGTTTATTAAAGTATTATAATTCATATTTTTATTCCACCGATAGGATATTAGTAGGATCCGCTACCTTGCGAATCTCGAAGTAAATTATTGGCCGGATAGGACACGGTGTATTCGAATTCGATTTTCTTAACGGCACCGGCAGCCAGGTCCATTTCGTAGGTAAGAATTCCATCATCCGTTTTATCGGGTCTTTCCGAGCCGAGGGACCATTTGATATCGACACTATCATCGACCGTATAAGGAACTCTATCTATCACTCTGATTAAGATCTTTCTTTTCTTATTATTCTTTATCGAGATCGATACTTTATGCCGGACGGTTTTACGCTTGGAAATCAAGCCGGATTTATCCTCGAATTTCTCCTCTCTCCTCACGATTTTCACGTCCCGGTCCGGACCTAATTCGATTCGAATTTTTTCTCCGGGTTTCAATGTGGACACAGAGGTGGTTCCTAGGAGATTCTCTCCGGAGTAAATCTCCAAAGGTCCGGAAAGAAGCGGTTCCCTTTCCAAATTAGTGGAAACGACCGTTAAATACGCTTCTTCTCCGGTTATCGGGGAAGATTCGTAAGCCGGAGAAACCGGAACGATTCTCTTTCTTAAGAAGACACGATTCAAAGTTTTATCGGAGGGAATTCTTTCAAAGGATTGCGCTATATAACGAAAATCGAATCCTTCCGACGAAAGACCCGGTGCGACTAAATTATAAACGTATTTACGATCCGAATTCAATTGGGACGATCGATTCAGTAAAGTCTGTACCTGAGATTCGATATCTCTTAATTCTTTTCGAGAACTTTCGCGCAGACCCGAAAACCTACGCAAAGCCTCTTTTCCGTATCGTATCGAGTCTTCGTAGGATCCGCTTTCAAAGAGACTTTTTTGATTCGCTAATTCTCCGCGGAGCTGATCCATATTTTCCTCGACCTGAAGCGAATTGGAGCGATCCTTAAAATTACTTTCTATGATTGCCCTGGATTTTTCCAACGGACTCTCGGCCTGATCGTCAATATCGTCCTGCTTCGTTTTTGAAGCTTGGGGTCTTGAACTCCGCTTCTTAGCTTCTTTGGCAGGTTTAGACATAACCGGAGCTCCCGTAGAAGGAGAACCTTTGGCCTGTTCGTTGTAAACATTTTGATCATTCGCATGATATGAATCTTTATCTCGATTAACTACGACTTTAGAAGAGATTCGTAATTCACGATAGTCCGGCAAATCGACATCCTGATTCGGATTCGCGGTGGAAAATTCGAGTCGAACACCGTTCCAGTCTTCCCCGGTTTCGTTTCGAACCAAAGCGTACCAACCTAACTCGGCTTCCGTTCCGCTCGGCTTGAGATCCAGAGTATAGCGAGGATACCAGATAGCACCGCGAATCAGATATTTGTACTCGATACGATACGTGGTTGCAGTCTCTATTTCCGCTTCCAAACGGATTTCTTTCCGACGGAGAATGTCACCTTGCGCAAGATGCTCCAACTTTGCCGTTACGATATAGAATTCCTCTCGAAGGCGATCTAGCTCCTCCAGCTTTGCCAATCTAAGTTTCGTATTTTCTTCGGCAAGGTCCGAATAGGTTTTGCGAAATCCTAAAAAAGAATCCGAATCAACCTTCTCGATTACTCCTTCTTCTTCGCGAAATGCAGGGCGAATGGACCGTAAGCTCGTTTCCCAATCCAATAACTCTTGCACTTCCTTGGATCTCGTTCCTAACGAAAGTAACAAGGCATCCTTTCTTTTTTCTAATTCTTCGCTCTCTTGAGATTTAAATCTCTTGGATACCTTTTCCAGTACGCGAACGCCTCGAATCTTGAACTTTTTATTCGGATCGGAAAACGAAACGGAAACGCTTTTATCCAAAATGTTGGAAGGAACTTCTCCCAAACTCACTTCGAAGGCCCCTGCTGGAAGTTTAATTTCGGCGACTCTCTTTGCATATGCAAAGTCGGAATATAGAAGGACCGACTCTATACGAGAATTGGCCGTAGCCATGGCCGTCTTAGGCGATGAATTCCCTTGGGTATCCGCAACAGGTGAATCTTCAGAATCTTGCGATTTTCCATCCCGAGGCCATACTAAGCCGCCAAGAACGATGAGGATAATCGGGGAATATTTGCGAATCAGTCGAGGCAAAGAGGACATAGGTTCATTAGGAGATACGCCAATAAACCGTTCGTCAATTTATTTTCCGAGGAGATATGGTACCGGAAACCGTGTAATCGAGGCCGTTCAAGGTCCCTCGATACAGGAATCGGGCCGGAATTTTATAAACTTACGCCGTCTTTGCCGAATAACCTTTTATACTAAAGAATCTTTTCTGAGATAGCAAAAAGGTCCCTAGCACGGCAAAAGAAACAAGGGCCGTAATCTTCATCATGAAAGGGATAGCGATAACGATTTCCATCGGCAATAAAGCGGTCAATTTCTGAACCTGCGTAAAATCGAACGGATAGACGTAAGTCAGGACCGCAATGGACGCTAAGCGAACTAATTCCGAAACGATCCCCGAGGTTTTCAGTTCGAAAATTGCTCCGATAGTCCATAATGTCCAGAGTACATAGAAACCGAGAACGATCATCTCCGGTAGCGGGAGTTCCTTCTTAAATTCGATATACACCATAGATGCACCCATCGCAAATAAGAATTGAAGTATCGTATATATCGTTAAAGTGATCGGGATCTGCGTATCATATTTCTTGTACGTTGATCGTTCGATTTCAGGAGGAATTACGCTCTCTCCCAGATCGGCCGGTTTCCAACCGGGCGCTTTGAACCATACTAAAAACTTGTCTTTCCAAGACTTGGTTTGCCAAGAAAGATCGAACAGCTCTTGAAAGTAATGAAACTGAGCCCAAATCGGATTCCAAGTGGTCATCGGTTTTACAATTCCGAAAATCGGCTCTTCTTCCTCCTCTTTAAAGCTTCCGAAAAGACGATCCCAAATAATGAACGTCCCGGCGTAATTTTTATCTATATATTTCGGATCTCTACCGTGATGAACTCTATGATGAGACGGCGTATTCCAAACCCATTCGAACCATCCCAACTTAGGAATGAGTCGAGTATGAATCCAAAATTGATAAGCGAAGTTAATCTGAATGACTAACATGAACATCAACGGAGGAAATCCCATCACTGCCAGCGGAAGATAAAAAGGAAGTGAAAAGGTATTTTGCAAAATCCCTTGTCGCAGAGCTACGGTTAAGTTATAATCCTCACTTTGATGATGAGCGACGTGCGAACCCCAAAAGACGTTAATTTCGTGGGCAAACCTATGGTACCAATAATAAAAGAAATCGGCCAATACGTAACAGGCCACCCAGGCTATCCACGAATTTTCCGTGAAAGTAAAGAATCGAAAATTTTGGTAGGTCCAAGCGTAGATCGCAATCAAACCGAGCGTAATAAAAACGGTAAAGATCTGCATATAGACTCCGGCGGCTAAATTGTTAACCGAATCCTTGTAACGGTAAAAAGGCTTCTTAGTTACGAGAACCCAAATTACTTCCGCAAGAGCCAAAACAAAAAACGCAGGAGTGATCAACTCGATAATATTCTTTTCCATCTCTGAGTCCACTTTCGACTATCACTGTAGCGCCCGGTCGGTCAAGAAAAAGAAAGGGAATTTATGAAATA encodes:
- a CDS encoding flavin monoamine oxidase family protein, whose amino-acid sequence is MKFSRSSFLKAGALTAATLLSMGKNVLRAQSASPSGNKKVIVLGGGLAGLYSAYLLGKTGYKVVLLEATDRVAGRVRSIADSSGNIVDLGAEWVSAEDKTVKSLVRELGLKLSSAVLQPDLFQGTYKKFGTWEISGKSQEILNKLIGLNSKMNTAQQQGLDRISFYNYLLYQGMSPEDLTLLGFKLSLHYGDSIRVLSAQKVLTDLAQFPVRNARVEGGMENIAKTLVLNIENTEFVFSDPVLAVDQGEFGVSVTTDSGRKFVGNACVCTLPANQVSSVKWNPELDKEKLLSALRVRYSQIYKLFLILRESPWESSPFSVYSDSAAQFLYDAGTKSSSPDKVLGMIANGDRYSVFESASQDQKIDYVRLALGRLGLKKDLQIQRFYFSELGKEYLPSGIATFPPGSFGSEISLRKPFDRIFFAGEHTGEITGTVEAALSSAIKAVNLV
- a CDS encoding histidine phosphatase family protein; this encodes MEILLIRHTTPEVEPGTCYGWTDLGLPITFEEDARRLSKILPSRANSVRTSPLFRCFSLAEFLSKRWEEAGKAPAWKVDSRIRELNFGSWEGRLWEEIPRSETDHWMENYVHRSPPGGESYVELRDRVMHAWNEALAEGRAWERLRKEEGDPSEYREVWISHGGVIRCIASHVLGFPLENAFRLVLDYGALSIVRIRFGETDSYPQFISWNRNAF
- a CDS encoding LIC13354 family exoprotein, with protein sequence MKITSITIKAAIVLITMSGCFFDEKKNNDNNTTLTSLLYVANITPAPSGTWFFYNATPTYAGQTNPYTLDAGTIKQGTYIINSSQVIVTYNGFSASKMNVKLVNNGRSVVFGQLTSDAQFGANQYLYYMWTFSGGYYYVCPDLNSYKNTLQDVMTDFNNLTTAQVDRTNLVSGCFGSVWSRLQAN
- a CDS encoding adenosylcobinamide-GDP ribazoletransferase, with the protein product MFRFLRQELIIFLSSVRFNTRLEVPAWVKHSDELLASSTRYFPLVGWIVSGITTIVFYGSSFLFPISVSVVLAISASILSTGAFHEDGFTDMCDGFGGGWEKERILEIMKDSRIGVFGTIGIILMLLLKFACYIALAESSFLVLFFGIWISHSSSRFSANVMAKLIPYVREDQLSKAKPIVKSMKLSDVLLSGIWVLGPITFFLYYSGKFSNRIAIILSLSFSLQALGVFYLRGFYKKWIGGYTGDCLGAVQQITEILFLLALVAIWKYY
- a CDS encoding DUF4139 domain-containing protein, producing the protein MSSLPRLIRKYSPIILIVLGGLVWPRDGKSQDSEDSPVADTQGNSSPKTAMATANSRIESVLLYSDFAYAKRVAEIKLPAGAFEVSLGEVPSNILDKSVSVSFSDPNKKFKIRGVRVLEKVSKRFKSQESEELEKRKDALLLSLGTRSKEVQELLDWETSLRSIRPAFREEEGVIEKVDSDSFLGFRKTYSDLAEENTKLRLAKLEELDRLREEFYIVTAKLEHLAQGDILRRKEIRLEAEIETATTYRIEYKYLIRGAIWYPRYTLDLKPSGTEAELGWYALVRNETGEDWNGVRLEFSTANPNQDVDLPDYRELRISSKVVVNRDKDSYHANDQNVYNEQAKGSPSTGAPVMSKPAKEAKKRSSRPQASKTKQDDIDDQAESPLEKSRAIIESNFKDRSNSLQVEENMDQLRGELANQKSLFESGSYEDSIRYGKEALRRFSGLRESSRKELRDIESQVQTLLNRSSQLNSDRKYVYNLVAPGLSSEGFDFRYIAQSFERIPSDKTLNRVFLRKRIVPVSPAYESSPITGEEAYLTVVSTNLEREPLLSGPLEIYSGENLLGTTSVSTLKPGEKIRIELGPDRDVKIVRREEKFEDKSGLISKRKTVRHKVSISIKNNKKRKILIRVIDRVPYTVDDSVDIKWSLGSERPDKTDDGILTYEMDLAAGAVKKIEFEYTVSYPANNLLRDSQGSGSY
- a CDS encoding mucoidy inhibitor MuiA family protein, translating into MNYNTLINFFAASLTVLMVSNDTFAVGADLAIQEVTVHQGTAQILRVGKVQLAPGTNRVQIQNLPVSLLEESLMAGTDSNLAEVTGTRTWKEEGTAASNPEVALLQRKIVTLQKELETVVAKENDLKSEKGLLTELRNKVSDTISRNLLYGKVESDGKNWGTYLRKNREESFVLFSSWEKIERSKIKIQSELDEVKAQLSVLLSQAEKSTRNTWIQIVNTSKESKTIDLRLSYLVPNANWKPTYILTANDSSEKAQFEYLSEVRQETGEDWKGVRLLLSTTRPDLSQRRNRLYPQRLFDQEVADKKEVLSAQSQASTPAQMAEGLVDEESGRTSPTTSERGGGFLFRLPKTVSLPSQRESRKLEMSSFNIPIKVRTIASPRYKPFPLLEATFQNPSEFPILPGEVSLFRNSGLIGTTKISYTSPGENVSVSLGTEGSLRLSYRKESNNTKEGLISTQKVIEKRVYLTLENFGKESKSVFVRDQVPISELASVKVEIDSDRTTPGAKEFRPNSGIYEWVLEIPPSGKREIQLEYRVSYPSDQDLNLP
- a CDS encoding LIC_13355 family lipoprotein, which translates into the protein MKNSFFLYFLSVSLLIGCDNKGGSGGDSASAFALLQLLQNGTGTYSFCRNYSPAESNSVFVANQVILAPAHTGNGFRDSYCAANGIRGIDKFNGSLDVFTLDTSGPGATLILGWSGKKVLPVSGIDFIAYENPFFIGAQNNTNPFNQVFLEPMVVEVGNDRSNWCGWNPVYTNGNPNSFSEDPSVWSRFGGITPFVYNQETNPMTVASIYNTDVVHGGGGGDGFDLADANFGASGSGCSGSLKTDLQTNGFTYIKLTSAIVLMPSLPIPVGNGSPDIDGVIAKSISP
- a CDS encoding vWA domain-containing protein, with translation MLLLNNTALERRRTFGIVIVLLYLFSQGIFSKDSNQDAGSELSLPNTKTDAKLFVLDASGSMNEYLGIYQKIHLAKKHVKHFVDSLPESAEVGLIAYGNRLPGCKSSKLYQPMESGNKAQFRNKLYGLTPSGATPLAESIRVAGEYISRRKQSTELILITDGIESCYGDPEKELRILQQKGINFHLNVLGLGLKPEERNVMRSLARLGQGAYYNVEGDADFYSAMEDLLKKGTVSITKQRIEPKQNSDTGKIRILSQSRMEIENGKNRYTISFDFHNSDSSSHCVVLNLKTQESPSSKVNRSNENRVSNPESIIKIENRCFQSEKGTGQFEFDATRQEIISAELELWDMSGVPRAVGRSENIDISH
- a CDS encoding sterol desaturase family protein yields the protein MEKNIIELITPAFFVLALAEVIWVLVTKKPFYRYKDSVNNLAAGVYMQIFTVFITLGLIAIYAWTYQNFRFFTFTENSWIAWVACYVLADFFYYWYHRFAHEINVFWGSHVAHHQSEDYNLTVALRQGILQNTFSLPFYLPLAVMGFPPLMFMLVIQINFAYQFWIHTRLIPKLGWFEWVWNTPSHHRVHHGRDPKYIDKNYAGTFIIWDRLFGSFKEEEEEPIFGIVKPMTTWNPIWAQFHYFQELFDLSWQTKSWKDKFLVWFKAPGWKPADLGESVIPPEIERSTYKKYDTQIPITLTIYTILQFLFAMGASMVYIEFKKELPLPEMIVLGFYVLWTLWTIGAIFELKTSGIVSELVRLASIAVLTYVYPFDFTQVQKLTALLPMEIVIAIPFMMKITALVSFAVLGTFLLSQKRFFSIKGYSAKTA